A window from Primulina huaijiensis isolate GDHJ02 chromosome 13, ASM1229523v2, whole genome shotgun sequence encodes these proteins:
- the LOC140991877 gene encoding secreted RxLR effector protein 161-like — translation MFQMKDCNVANTSSEFGVKLNKDNEGKKVDDTLYKQIVGSLMYLTSTRPDIMHVVSVISRYMECHIEIHLLVAKRISRYLQGTKEFGLFYKNGEKSDLFGFIENDCADDSDDRKSTSAYVYMMGTEVVSWSSKNQPIVTLSSTEAEFVDATACACQAI, via the coding sequence ATGTTTCAGATGAAGGATTGTAATGTTGCAAATACTTCATCTGAGTTTGGAGTGAAGCTAAACAAAGAtaatgaaggaaagaaggttgaTGACACTCTCTACAAACAAATAGTGGGGAGTTTAATGTATTTGACATCAACAAGACCCGATATAATGCATGTTGTAAGTGTGATTAGCAGGTACATGGAATGTCATATAGAGATTCATCTCTTGGTTGCAAAAAGAATTTCCCGTTACTTGCAAGGTACTAAGGAGTTTGGGTTGTTCTACAAGAATGGAGAAAAGTCAGATTTGTTTGGCTTTATAGAGAATGACTGTGCAGACGATTCAGATGATCGGAAAAGCACATCTGCCTATGTTTACATGATGGGGACAGAAGTTGTTTCATGGTCATCAAAGAATCAACCTATTGTCACATTATCATCTACTGAAGCTGAATTTGTTGATGCAACAGCTTGTGCTTGTCAGGCTATTTAG